In Variovorax paradoxus, a single genomic region encodes these proteins:
- the gspM gene encoding type II secretion system protein GspM: protein MNFSEQLKARWATLEARERRMVAAAAALVALALLWWIALAPALRTLAAAPAEHAQLDAQLQQMATLQNRAKALQSQPRLNRDDAMRALETSVRDGLGNGNAQLMTTGGDGAATVTLRSVPAGTVAQWLAQARGNAHAVPREAHLTRAPAAATPAAGHKDASSTPQVRWDGTVVMALPAAR, encoded by the coding sequence ATGAACTTCAGCGAACAGCTCAAGGCCCGCTGGGCCACCCTGGAAGCGCGCGAGCGCCGCATGGTCGCCGCCGCAGCAGCGCTCGTGGCGCTGGCCCTGCTCTGGTGGATCGCGCTTGCGCCCGCCCTGCGCACGCTTGCCGCGGCACCGGCCGAACACGCGCAGCTCGATGCGCAGCTGCAGCAGATGGCCACCCTGCAGAACCGCGCCAAGGCACTGCAGTCGCAGCCGCGGCTGAATCGCGACGACGCGATGCGCGCCCTCGAAACCTCGGTGCGCGACGGCCTCGGCAACGGCAACGCCCAACTCATGACGACCGGCGGCGACGGCGCCGCCACCGTCACGCTGCGTTCGGTGCCCGCGGGCACGGTCGCCCAGTGGCTCGCCCAGGCGCGCGGCAACGCCCACGCCGTTCCGCGCGAGGCGCACCTGACCCGGGCGCCCGCCGCCGCCACGCCTGCTGCCGGCCACAAGGACGCCTCGTCGACGCCGCAGGTCCGCTGGGACGGCACCGTCGTCATGGCGCTGCCCGCCGCTCGATGA
- the gspL gene encoding type II secretion system protein GspL, with product MTPLLLIAPLPPADAAGEYDWAQAGDDGIALRNQGRALLALLPSSTEVMLGIPSAALSWHRITLPKGSMGSASKLRAVLDGLLEEHLLDEPEALHFALEPDAKAGAPVWVAACNRIWLRSIVQGLEAAGRRVVRIVPEFAPQPADGPPLLQVTGEPEAPQLTVCDADGVVSLPLAGAGLALSGGLPLDTAVITTEPAVAEAAEHLLERRVPIVQTPQRWLQAARTPWELAQFDLAVTGRARAGKKFASVLQTLRYAPEWRAARWGVAVLLLTQLIGLNAWAWKERNALDSKRQAARAMLTQTFPSVKIVVDAPLQMQREVAALQQAVGDVVGSDFEPMVGALATNLPPGKTPTAVDYSAGQLRLRGLGLQPSEVSQITNALTPRGYNVRTEGDLLLVQAEATR from the coding sequence ATGACTCCGCTGCTGCTCATTGCCCCCCTCCCTCCGGCCGACGCCGCGGGCGAGTACGACTGGGCCCAGGCAGGCGACGACGGCATTGCATTGCGCAACCAAGGCCGCGCGCTGCTGGCGCTCCTGCCATCGAGCACTGAAGTCATGCTCGGCATTCCTTCCGCGGCGCTGTCGTGGCACCGCATCACGCTGCCCAAGGGCAGCATGGGCAGCGCCTCGAAGCTGCGCGCCGTGCTCGACGGCCTGCTCGAAGAGCATCTGCTCGACGAGCCCGAAGCCCTGCATTTCGCGCTCGAACCCGACGCCAAGGCCGGCGCCCCCGTATGGGTCGCGGCCTGCAACCGCATCTGGCTGCGCAGCATCGTGCAAGGGCTCGAAGCGGCCGGGCGGCGCGTGGTGCGCATCGTCCCCGAATTCGCGCCGCAGCCGGCCGACGGCCCGCCGCTGCTGCAGGTCACGGGCGAGCCCGAAGCGCCCCAGCTCACGGTGTGCGACGCCGACGGCGTGGTCTCGCTGCCGCTGGCCGGCGCGGGGCTGGCCCTGTCGGGCGGCCTGCCGCTGGACACCGCCGTCATCACCACCGAACCGGCCGTGGCCGAGGCCGCCGAGCACCTGCTGGAGCGCCGTGTGCCGATCGTGCAGACGCCGCAGCGCTGGCTGCAGGCGGCGCGCACGCCCTGGGAGCTCGCGCAGTTCGACCTCGCCGTCACCGGCCGCGCACGCGCCGGCAAGAAATTCGCGTCGGTGCTGCAAACGCTGCGCTACGCCCCTGAATGGCGCGCCGCGCGCTGGGGCGTGGCCGTGCTGCTGCTCACGCAACTGATCGGCCTGAACGCCTGGGCCTGGAAGGAGCGCAACGCGCTCGATTCCAAGCGCCAGGCCGCCCGGGCCATGCTGACCCAGACCTTCCCCTCGGTGAAGATCGTGGTCGACGCCCCGCTGCAGATGCAGCGCGAGGTGGCTGCGCTGCAGCAGGCCGTGGGCGACGTGGTCGGCAGCGACTTCGAACCCATGGTCGGCGCGCTCGCCACCAACCTCCCGCCCGGCAAGACCCCGACCGCCGTCGACTACAGCGCCGGCCAGTTGCGCCTGCGCGGACTCGGCCTGCAGCCTTCCGAGGTCTCGCAGATCACCAACGCACTCACGCCGCGCGGCTACAACGTGCGCACCGAAGGCGATCTCCTGCTGGTCCAGGCCGAGGCCACCCGATGA
- the gspK gene encoding type II secretion system minor pseudopilin GspK produces the protein MTTTPQRNQSGAALLAAMLTVMLVATFAAAALWQQWRASEVEGAERSRVQAAWVLIGALDWSRLILSEDGRAGGPDHLGEPWAVPLEEARLTSFLSAEKNVASDNLEGLPDAFLSGRIVDAQSKLNVLSLVDGGKPVPASVATFTRLFNLLGLPLSELNRMTAGLVGALSSDGDADGSGAPLMPQEVSQLVWLGLSPSTAATLEPYVTILPVRTTLNINTASAEAISASMESLSIANARQLVERRTRAFFKDLAAANAALPSGGTPFNAAQHGVGTQFFEVYGKLRLDRTWVEEHSLLQRNGVTVTTVWRTRGAGATNSPVKP, from the coding sequence ATGACCACGACGCCCCAACGCAACCAGTCGGGTGCGGCGCTGCTGGCCGCGATGCTCACCGTCATGCTGGTCGCCACCTTCGCGGCCGCCGCGCTGTGGCAGCAATGGCGCGCCTCCGAGGTCGAAGGCGCCGAACGCTCGCGCGTGCAGGCGGCCTGGGTGCTGATCGGCGCGCTCGACTGGTCGCGCCTGATCCTCTCCGAGGACGGCCGCGCCGGCGGACCCGATCACCTGGGCGAACCATGGGCCGTGCCGCTCGAGGAAGCCCGCCTCACCAGTTTCCTGTCGGCCGAAAAGAACGTGGCGAGCGACAACCTCGAGGGGCTGCCCGATGCATTCCTGTCGGGCCGCATCGTCGACGCGCAATCCAAGCTCAACGTGCTGTCGCTGGTCGACGGCGGCAAGCCGGTGCCGGCCAGCGTCGCCACCTTCACCCGCCTGTTCAACCTGCTGGGACTGCCGCTGTCGGAGCTCAACCGCATGACCGCCGGGCTCGTGGGTGCGCTGTCCAGCGACGGCGACGCCGACGGCAGCGGCGCTCCGCTGATGCCGCAGGAGGTCTCGCAACTGGTGTGGCTCGGTCTCTCGCCCTCGACCGCCGCGACGCTCGAGCCCTACGTGACGATCCTGCCGGTGCGCACCACGCTCAACATCAACACGGCAAGCGCCGAAGCCATCAGCGCGAGCATGGAGTCCCTCAGCATCGCCAACGCGCGCCAGCTCGTCGAGCGCCGCACCCGTGCATTTTTCAAGGACCTGGCGGCCGCCAACGCTGCGCTGCCCAGCGGCGGCACGCCCTTCAACGCCGCGCAGCACGGCGTGGGAACGCAGTTCTTCGAGGTCTACGGCAAGCTGAGACTCGACCGCACCTGGGTCGAGGAGCACTCGCTTCTACAACGCAACGGTGTCACGGTAACGACGGTCTGGCGCACGCGCGGCGCCGGCGCAACGAACTCTCCGGTCAAACCCTGA
- the gspN gene encoding type II secretion system protein N, whose amino-acid sequence MVTRPPSSGPAPRRGWRWALLGITIGAVLAVLLFAPARWLSAALSGWSQGRLVLANPRGTIWNGTAAVVFASGAGGAEAVSLPGLLHWRMRPGWGGISASLDLPCCAAQPLQLRASPRAGGMQLEWQDSRSRWPASMLTGLGAPWNTLKLDGALDLTTKAFAMQWDGPALRIAGQASLDATDVSSSLSTLRPMGSYRLTLEGGNRPTLLLSTREGSLELNGSGSWNGTTFRFNGEANAAPGREDALSNLLNIIGRRDNARSIITLG is encoded by the coding sequence ATGGTGACTCGACCTCCCTCCTCCGGCCCCGCGCCACGCCGCGGCTGGCGCTGGGCGCTGCTCGGCATCACGATCGGCGCGGTGCTGGCGGTGCTGCTGTTCGCGCCGGCGCGCTGGCTGTCGGCGGCGCTGTCGGGCTGGAGCCAGGGCCGGCTGGTGCTGGCCAATCCGCGCGGCACCATCTGGAACGGCACGGCCGCCGTGGTGTTCGCCAGCGGTGCCGGCGGCGCCGAAGCAGTGTCGCTGCCCGGCCTGCTGCACTGGCGCATGCGTCCGGGCTGGGGCGGCATCTCGGCCAGCCTCGACCTGCCCTGCTGCGCGGCCCAGCCGCTGCAGCTGCGCGCCAGCCCGCGCGCCGGCGGCATGCAGCTCGAATGGCAGGACAGCCGCTCGCGCTGGCCCGCCAGCATGCTCACCGGCCTGGGCGCGCCCTGGAACACGCTCAAGCTCGACGGCGCGCTCGACCTCACCACCAAGGCCTTCGCGATGCAATGGGACGGCCCCGCGCTGCGCATCGCGGGCCAGGCCTCGCTCGACGCCACCGACGTTTCCTCCAGCCTGTCGACCTTGCGTCCGATGGGCAGCTACCGGCTCACGCTCGAAGGCGGCAACCGCCCCACGCTGCTGCTCAGCACGCGCGAAGGCAGCCTCGAGCTGAACGGCAGCGGCAGCTGGAACGGCACCACCTTCCGCTTCAACGGCGAAGCCAATGCCGCGCCCGGCCGCGAAGACGCACTTTCCAATTTGTTGAACATCATCGGACGGCGCGACAACGCGCGTTCGATCATCACCCTGGGTTGA